Proteins co-encoded in one Ziziphus jujuba cultivar Dongzao chromosome 9, ASM3175591v1 genomic window:
- the LOC107427607 gene encoding uncharacterized protein LOC107427607, whose amino-acid sequence MEDDQNNIAKTQEERRRMEQQLAALNSVAYDTDLYGDTNREAYVSSIPATDDDENLDAVENDIARKMASYTAPKSLLKDAPRGGDADEDVGFNRPKKIIDREDEYRRRRLQRVFSPERIDPFAMGEKTPDPSMRTYADVMKEESLRREKEETLKLIAQKKKEEEEAAKAGKVDSGGAAVAPVATQKRRNRWDQSQDDGVEAAAAKKAKTSDWDLPDSGGPGRWDATPTPGRVAADATPSLARRNRWDETPTPGRVADSDATPAGAVTPGATPAGMTWDATPKLAGLATPTPKKQRSRWDETPATMGSATPMAGATPAAAYTPGVTPVGGVELATPTPGAINLRGPMTPEQYNLLRWEKDIEERNRPLTDEELDAMFPQEGYKILEPPPTYVPIRTPARKLLATPTPMGTPLYSIPEENRGQQFDVPKEAPGGLPFMKPEDYQYFGALLNEEDEEELSPEEQKERKIMKLLLKVKNGTPPQRKTALRQLTDKAREFGAGPLFNRILPLLMQPTLEDQERHLLVKVIDRVLYKLDELVRPYVHKILVVIEPLLIDEDYYARVEGREIISNLSKAAGLATMIAAMRPDIDNIDEYVRNTTARAFSVVASALGIPALLPFLKAVCQSKKSWQARHTGIKIVQQIAILIGCAVLPHLRSLVEIIEHGLNDENQKVRTITALSLAALAEAAAPYGIESFDSVLKPLWKGIRSHRGKVLAAFLKAIGFIIPLMDAIYASYYTKEVMVILIREFQSPDEEMKKIVLKVVKQCVSTEGVESDYIRNDILPEFFRNFWVRRMALDRRNYKQLVETTVEMANKVGVADIVGRIVEDLKDESEPYRRMVMETIEKVVANLGASDIDSRLEELLIDGILYAFQEQTSDDANVMLNGFGAVVNSLGQRVKPYLPQICGTIKWRLNNKSAKVRQQAADLISRIAVVMKQCQEEQLMGHLGVVLYEYLGEEYPEVLGSILGALKAIVNVIGMTKMTPPIKDLLPRLTPILKNRHEKVQENCIDLVGRIADRGAEFVPAREWMRICFELLEMLKAHKKGIRRATVNTFGYIAKAIGPQDVLATLLNNLKVQERQNRVCTTVAIAIVAETCSPFTVLPALMNEYRVPELNVQNGVLKSLSFLFEYIGEMGKDYIYAVTPLLEDALMDRDLVHRQTAASAVKHMALGVAGLGCEDALVHLLNYVWPNIFETSPHVINAVMEAIEGMRVALGAAIVLNYCLQGLFHPARKVREVYWKIYNSLYIGAQDALVAAYPSLEDEHNNVYSRPELLMFV is encoded by the coding sequence ATGGAAGACGATCAAAACAACATAGCGAAGACGCAAGAGGAACGGAGGCGTATGGAGCAGCAGTTGGCTGCGCTCAACTCCGTCGCGTACGACACGGATCTATACGGCGACACGAACAGGGAAGCCTACGTCTCGTCTATTCCGGCCACCGACGACGATGAGAACCTCGACGCCGTGGAGAACGACATCGCGCGCAAGATGGCTTCTTATACCGCCCCCAAATCGCTCTTGAAGGATGCTCCTAGAGGGGGCGACGCCGATGAAGATGTGGGGTTTAATAGGCCAAAAAAGATTATCGATCGCGAGGATGAGTATCGGAGACGGAGGCTGCAACGCGTGTTTTCTCCGGAGAGAATCGATCCATTTGCAATGGGGGAGAAGACCCCGGACCCGTCTATGAGGACCTATGCGGATGTGATGAAGGAGGAGTCGTTGAGGAGGGAAAAGGAGGAGACTCTGAAACTTATTGcgcagaagaagaaggaagaagaggaGGCTGCCAAGGCCGGGAAAGTAGATTCCGGTGGTGCTGCTGTTGCTCCTGTTGCCACGCAGAAGAGGAGGAATAGGTGGGACCAATCTCAGGACGATGGAGTGGAGGCCGCGGCGGCGAAGAAGGCCAAGACTTCTGATTGGGATTTGCCCGATAGTGGTGGCCCTGGAAGGTGGGATGCTACCCCTACACCTGGTAGAGTCGCTGCTGATGCAACCCCATCACTTGCAAGGAGGAACAGATGGGATGAGACTCCCACTCCCGGACGCGTTGCAGATTCCGATGCTACGCCGGCTGGGGCTGTTACACCTGGTGCTACTCCTGCTGGGATGACCTGGGATGCTACTCCGAAGCTCGCTGGGCTTGCCACTCCAACTCCGAAAAAGCAGAGGTCTCGGTGGGATGAGACTCCAGCGACTATGGGCAGTGCAACTCCGATGGCTGGAGCTACACCTGCTGCGGCTTATACACCTGGAGTGACCCCTGTAGGAGGAGTTGAGCTTGCTACACCAACGCCAGGGGCTATAAATCTGCGCGGCCCAATGACTCCGGAGCAGTATAATTTGTTGAGGTGGGAGAAAGATATTGAGGAGAGAAACCGTCCCTTGACTGATGAAGAGCTTGATGCAATGTTTCCTCAAGAGGGGTATAAGATCTTGGAGCCTCCGCCTACATATGTGCCTATTAGAACACCAGCTAGGAAACTGCTAGCAACCCCTACTCCTATGGGGACTCCTCTCTATTCGATACCTGAAGAGAATCGTGGGCAGCAGTTTGATGTTCCAAAAGAAGCACCTGGTGGCTTGCCTTTCATGAAGCCAGAGGATTACCAGTATTTTGGAGCGTTGTTGAATGAAGAGGACGAGGAGGAATTGTCTCCTGAAGAACAGAAAGAGCGTAAGATTATGAAGCTTTTGCTTAAGGTCAAGAATGGTACACCTCCACAGAGGAAGACAGCGTTGAGACAGCTTACTGATAAAGCTCGAGAGTTTGGTGCTGGTCCACTGTTTAACCGTATTCTGCCATTGCTTATGCAACCCACTTTGGAAGACCAAGAGAGGCATCTTTTGGTTAAGGTTATTGATAGGGTGCTTTATAAATTGGATGAATTGGTGCGTCCTTATGTGCACAAGATACTTGTGGTGATAGAGCCGTTGTTGATTGATGAAGACTACTATGCTCGAGTGGAAGGTAGAGAGATCATTTCGAATCTTAGCAAAGCAGCTGGTTTGGCTACTATGATTGCAGCAATGCGTCCCGATATTGACAACATTGATGAATACGTTAGGAACACTACTGCAAGAGCTTTCAGTGTTGTTGCTTCTGCTCTTGGTATTCCTGCACTGTTGCCATTCTTGAAAGCTGTTTGTCAGAGTAAGAAGTCATGGCAAGCACGGCACACTGGAATCAAGATAGTTCAGCAGATTGCCATTTTAATAGGCTGTGCTGTTCTGCCCCACTTAAGGTCTCTTGTGGAAATCATAGAGCATGGACTGAATGATGAGAATCAGAAGGTGCGAACAATTACTGCATTGTCTCTTGCTGCGCTTGCTGAGGCTGCTGCTCCATATGGTATTGAAAGCTTTGACTCGGTTCTGAAGCCATTGTGGAAGGGTATTAGGTCACACCGTGGGAAGGTCTTGGCTGCATTCTTGAAAGCCATTGGTTTTATTATTCCTCTTATGGATGCTATATATGCTAGTTATTACACCAAGGAAGTCATGGTTATATTAATTCGAGAGTTCCAGTCACCtgatgaagaaatgaagaaaattgtGTTGAAAGTGGTGAAACAGTGTGTGAGTACCGAGGGTGTAGAGTCTGACTATATTAGAAATGATATTCTTCCTGAGTTCTTCAGAAACTTTTGGGTTAGAAGGATGGCATTAGATAGAAGAAACTATAAGCAACTAGTAGAGACAACTGTGGAGATGGCAAACAAAGTAGGTGTTGCTGATATTGTTGGAAGAATTGTTGAGGATCTCAAAGACGAGAGTGAACCATATAGGCGAATGGTAATGGAAACCATTGAAAAGGTGGTAGCAAATCTGGGTGCATCAGATATTGATTCTCGCTTGGAGGAACTTCTGATTGATGGTATTCTTTATGCTTTCCAAGAGCAGACCAGTGACGATGCCAATGTCATGCTTAATGGGTTTGGAGCGGTTGTGAATTCTCTTGGGCAGAGAGTGAAACCATACTTACCTCAGATATGTGGTACCATCAAGTGGCGCTTGAATAACAAGAGTGCTAAGGTGAGGCAACAAGCAGCTGATCTAATTTCAAGAATTGCTGTTGTCATGAAACAGTGCCAAGAGGAACAACTGATGGGTCATCTTGGTGTTGTCTTGTATGAGTATCTGGGAGAAGAATACCCAGAAGTTTTGGGATCAATTCTGGGTGCACTCAAGGCAATTGTCAACGTCATTGGTATGACAAAGATGACACCTCCTATAAAGGATTTGCTTCCCAGACTTACTCCCATTTTGAAAAATAGGCATGAAAAAGTACAGGAGAACTGTATTGATCTTGTAGGTAGAATTGCAGATCGTGGTGCCGAGTTTGTTCCAGCGAGGGAGTGGATGAGGATCTGTTTTGAACTTCTTGAGATGCTCAAGGCCCATAAGAAGGGCATCAGGCGAGCTACTGTAAACACGTTTGGTTATATTGCCAAAGCCATTGGGCCACAAGATGTCCTTGCAACCTTGTTGAACAATCTGAAGGTGCAGGAAAGACAGAACCGTGTTTGCACAACTGTGGCAATTGCAATAGTAGCTGAAACCTGTTCACCTTTCACGGTTTTGCCAGCTCTGATGAACGAATATAGAGTTCCAGAGCTGAATGTGCAGAATGGTGTGCTGAAATCTCTCTCTTTTCTGTTCGAGTACATTGGAGAAATGGGAAAAGATTACATTTATGCAGTCACGCCGTTGCTAGAGGATGCTTTGATGGATAGAGATCTAGTTCACAGGCAAACAGCAGCTTCTGCTGTCAAGCACATGGCATTGGGGGTGGCTGGATTGGGTTGTGAGGATGCATTAGTCCACTTGCTGAATTATGTATGGCCAAACATATTTGAGACTTCCCCACATGTCATAAATGCTGTCATGGAAGCCATTGAAGGGATGAGAGTGGCTTTGGGTGCTGCTATTGTTCTAAACTACTGCCTCCAGGGGCTGTTCCATCCAGCCCGGAAAGTTCGAGAAGTGTACTGGAAGATCTATAACTCGCTGTATATCGGAGCTCAAGATGCGCTTGTAGCAGCTTATCCATCGCTGGAGGATGAGCACAACAACGTATACAGTAGGCCCGAGCTGTTGATGTTCGTCTGA